The Cylindrospermopsis curvispora GIHE-G1 genome contains a region encoding:
- a CDS encoding DUF2839 domain-containing protein: protein MGEAKRRKNSMGENYGQETPILPWVPITKSQAELFVKITTRGAWIGIGTMVAIWVTIRFIGPAFGWWQVVA from the coding sequence ATGGGTGAAGCAAAACGTCGGAAGAACAGCATGGGGGAGAACTATGGACAAGAAACCCCCATATTGCCATGGGTTCCCATTACTAAGTCTCAAGCGGAACTTTTTGTGAAAATAACCACTCGGGGAGCATGGATTGGTATTGGAACTATGGTAGCTATATGGGTGACTATCCGTTTTATCGGACCCGCTTTTGGCTGGTGGCAAGTAGTAGCTTAG
- a CDS encoding DUF1815 family protein translates to MFLRLAYEHRQFVQELVMNLQALAMVLERKGYPASCYTCGDQMNSASFMVGLGNNHLIRFLVSDYGITWTEMRDDRELMKLEGAEAIQQLQELANLVKHSIEPCTNQKALIRK, encoded by the coding sequence ATGTTTCTGAGACTAGCATACGAACATAGACAATTTGTGCAAGAGTTGGTGATGAACTTACAAGCTCTGGCCATGGTTCTAGAACGCAAAGGTTATCCAGCTTCTTGCTACACTTGTGGGGATCAAATGAACAGTGCTTCATTTATGGTGGGTTTAGGGAATAATCACCTGATCCGTTTTCTGGTGTCTGACTATGGGATTACCTGGACCGAAATGAGAGATGACCGGGAATTGATGAAGTTAGAAGGAGCGGAAGCAATCCAGCAATTACAAGAACTAGCTAATCTGGTTAAACACTCTATAGAACCTTGTACAAATCAGAAAGCTCTAATTAGGAAGTAA
- a CDS encoding acyl-CoA thioesterase produces the protein MSNTTSGQGTLPPASAIDKLKKDEVDTWFDYPIRVQPHHTDYAGLVWHGTYLTWMEEARVECLRSFGVDYADLVALGCDLPVVELCIRYHKSLQLGNMALVKTRMLEVTGVRINWDYKIVSLDNQELCVTAQVSLVALDRERGKIMRQLPATFQEVIAKIAASYK, from the coding sequence ATGAGCAACACAACATCAGGTCAAGGAACTTTACCACCAGCAAGTGCAATTGACAAGTTAAAAAAGGATGAAGTTGATACCTGGTTTGACTATCCCATCAGAGTACAACCTCATCATACGGATTATGCAGGATTAGTTTGGCATGGTACCTACTTAACTTGGATGGAGGAGGCACGAGTGGAGTGTTTACGCTCCTTTGGTGTTGACTATGCTGATTTAGTAGCTTTGGGGTGTGATCTACCAGTTGTAGAACTGTGTATACGCTATCATAAGTCACTACAATTAGGGAATATGGCCTTGGTCAAAACCCGCATGTTAGAAGTAACTGGTGTGCGAATCAACTGGGACTATAAAATTGTCTCCCTTGATAATCAGGAGTTGTGTGTAACTGCTCAAGTAAGTTTAGTAGCGTTAGATCGAGAAAGGGGTAAAATTATGCGTCAGCTACCCGCCACATTCCAGGAGGTGATCGCTAAAATTGCGGCATCTTATAAGTAG
- the dxr gene encoding 1-deoxy-D-xylulose-5-phosphate reductoisomerase, which yields MKAITLLGSTGSIGTQTLDIVSEHPDKFRIVGLAAGRNVELFAAQIRQFRPQIAAISCADKLQELEEAIKDIYPQPILLSGEAGVVEVARYGDSQTVVTGIVGCAGLLPTIAAIEAGKDIALANKETLIAGGPVVLPLVQKHGVKLLPADSEHSAIFQCLQGVPPAGLKKILLTASGGAFRDWPVEQLPTVKVADALKHPNWSMGKKITVDSATLMNKGLEVIEAHYLFGMDYNDIEIVIHPQSIIHSLIELQDTSVLAQLGWPDMRLPLLYALSWPERIYTDWQRLDLVKCGTLTFREPDHHKYPCMGLAYSAGRAGGSMPAVLNAANEQAVALFLEEKIAYLDIARSIELVCDRHQNQNQSHPSLEDILAADSWARQEVIKATENFSIQPQFISFR from the coding sequence GTGAAAGCCATAACTCTTCTAGGTTCTACTGGTTCTATTGGTACTCAGACCTTAGATATCGTTTCTGAGCATCCAGACAAGTTTCGCATAGTTGGTCTTGCTGCTGGACGTAATGTAGAGTTATTTGCAGCGCAAATCCGCCAGTTTCGTCCCCAAATAGCTGCTATCTCCTGTGCTGATAAGTTACAGGAGCTGGAGGAAGCTATCAAAGATATCTACCCCCAACCTATTTTACTATCCGGGGAAGCAGGTGTGGTGGAAGTCGCTCGTTATGGTGATTCCCAAACGGTAGTTACTGGAATCGTCGGTTGTGCGGGTTTACTCCCCACTATCGCTGCTATTGAAGCAGGTAAAGATATTGCTCTAGCAAATAAAGAAACTTTAATTGCTGGTGGCCCAGTGGTTTTACCCCTAGTACAAAAACACGGGGTCAAGTTATTACCTGCTGATTCGGAACATTCCGCTATTTTTCAATGCTTACAAGGTGTACCCCCAGCTGGTTTAAAAAAGATTTTGTTGACCGCTTCTGGGGGAGCTTTTAGAGATTGGCCGGTGGAACAATTACCCACAGTTAAGGTTGCAGATGCTCTTAAACATCCTAACTGGTCTATGGGTAAAAAAATTACTGTGGATTCAGCAACTTTGATGAATAAGGGGTTGGAAGTTATTGAGGCCCATTATTTATTTGGCATGGACTACAATGACATCGAAATTGTTATTCATCCCCAAAGTATTATTCATTCTTTAATTGAGTTACAAGATACTTCTGTTTTAGCTCAGTTGGGTTGGCCAGATATGCGCCTACCTTTACTTTATGCTTTGTCTTGGCCAGAAAGAATTTACACCGATTGGCAAAGATTAGATTTAGTCAAATGCGGAACTCTGACTTTTCGTGAACCTGACCATCACAAGTACCCTTGTATGGGTTTGGCTTATTCCGCTGGTAGAGCAGGTGGATCCATGCCCGCTGTTTTAAATGCAGCTAATGAACAAGCTGTAGCACTATTTTTAGAAGAAAAAATTGCCTATTTGGATATTGCTCGCTCTATTGAATTGGTGTGCGATCGCCATCAAAATCAGAACCAGTCTCATCCCTCTTTAGAGGATATCCTGGCAGCAGATAGCTGGGCTAGACAAGAAGTAATTAAAGCCACTGAAAATTTTAGTATACAACCACAATTTATTTCTTTCCGCTAA
- a CDS encoding mannosyltransferase family protein — MTKGQFAGYKLINHKLFSYKLVSNYLVRDNIYFAGIIWLFTRLLIWVGMLLLAPNLPMTDESVFNAWDSVHYRAIATEGYEFYPDGKQHNLAFFPMFPITIWVFMKIGLPFEIAGLLINNLSFLGAVYLLYFWVKKHCGLRIAQWTTIVICCCPMSMFTGVIYTEGLYLLFSIGCLRAFDEEKYSLTAFWGAMATATRPTGMALIPALLLTAWRQRRGKIAYFTSLLTATGLILFSIYCAINFHDPLAFIAAQKGWRPSLGFDWQGWLNMLMQIILGRNWNFGWVWNDDGGIRDPWYPVFFGFMVYGTVTLWWRQKYWHPFMTYLVYTTLAVLLILVDQRVINNLLNVLMVVGGSYLVWHFRRKLTPVMVIYSLCGVGLLLASGGTISLSRLAYGIVPLSIAIGAWLSRFPRQAYLVVGLFVVLLFRLAIGFAQHHWVG, encoded by the coding sequence ATGACCAAGGGGCAATTTGCGGGCTACAAACTAATCAATCACAAGCTGTTTAGTTACAAATTAGTTAGTAATTATCTCGTTAGGGATAATATATATTTTGCTGGAATTATATGGCTATTTACTCGGCTCCTGATTTGGGTAGGAATGTTGCTATTAGCCCCTAATTTACCAATGACGGATGAGAGCGTTTTTAATGCTTGGGACAGTGTACATTATCGGGCGATCGCCACTGAAGGTTACGAATTTTACCCTGATGGCAAACAACATAATTTAGCTTTTTTTCCCATGTTTCCCATAACCATTTGGGTTTTCATGAAGATAGGGTTACCTTTTGAAATAGCTGGGTTACTAATCAACAATTTGTCTTTTTTAGGAGCGGTTTACCTATTATATTTTTGGGTTAAAAAACATTGTGGTTTGAGGATAGCACAATGGACAACCATAGTCATTTGTTGTTGTCCCATGTCCATGTTTACGGGGGTAATTTACACAGAAGGATTATATTTATTGTTCAGCATTGGTTGTTTAAGAGCTTTTGATGAAGAAAAATATAGCTTAACTGCCTTTTGGGGAGCTATGGCAACTGCTACACGTCCTACAGGAATGGCTTTAATTCCTGCTTTATTGCTGACTGCTTGGAGACAAAGGCGGGGTAAAATAGCCTATTTTACCAGTTTGTTAACTGCTACTGGGTTAATATTATTTAGCATATATTGTGCGATTAATTTTCATGATCCCTTAGCCTTTATTGCTGCTCAAAAAGGATGGCGACCATCTCTTGGTTTTGATTGGCAAGGTTGGTTAAATATGTTGATGCAAATTATTTTGGGGAGAAATTGGAATTTTGGGTGGGTATGGAACGATGATGGAGGAATTAGGGATCCTTGGTATCCCGTATTTTTTGGTTTTATGGTTTATGGCACAGTCACTTTGTGGTGGCGGCAAAAATATTGGCATCCCTTCATGACATATTTGGTTTATACCACATTAGCAGTGTTATTGATTTTAGTGGATCAGAGGGTGATTAACAATTTGCTCAATGTTTTAATGGTGGTAGGTGGTAGTTATTTAGTGTGGCATTTTCGTCGCAAACTCACACCTGTCATGGTCATTTATAGTTTGTGTGGAGTCGGTTTATTATTAGCTTCTGGAGGAACCATATCTTTAAGTCGTCTAGCTTATGGTATTGTTCCTTTAAGCATTGCTATTGGTGCTTGGTTGTCCCGATTTCCCCGTCAAGCTTATTTGGTTGTGGGTTTGTTTGTGGTTTTACTCTTTAGGTTAGCTATAGGATTCGCTCAACATCATTGGGTGGGTTAA
- a CDS encoding ArnT family glycosyltransferase, producing the protein MLKFPKQSQIEMGDKWIVLGLLFLSLTLWLVGLGNLPLRDWDEGTYGIVAREIYRTGNWFYPTLQGSPFLLKPPLMQWLIAICYHLGGVGEFTTRFPGSFLTALGVPLIYLIGRLVFLKTPPALFSSLVYLTLLPVVRHGRLAMLDGMAISFFLMLLFCVLKARDDKRYAIGIGFCLGLVTLTKGMLVMVFMVISGTFVIANKQLYLLRNPYFWIGIFLGNFPALGWYIAQWQHYGDTFLKVHFEDQAFDRLGTAVEGNTGPLWYYLLEIIKYGFPWLLFFPGGLYLSWKNRQTPWGSLVFIGTVIYFTVVSLMNTKLPWYIMPIYPFLALAVGVNLGYIWEEDNISKFLKTPLTIKFLIGFFIFLSVAGVGGCIYFSLFDRQVPLIIMSVVLTISMIITSWFISQHSRQFILVLFGGMYLVLTLLMISQSWVWELNEKFPVQPVAALIRQHIPAGQKIYTSFPDTRPSLDFYSDCQIIPASLGDLVDKFSPHSYLLVNEEDLDKINLKNSQVLGDSQGFRLVAPTSPSAPTNKL; encoded by the coding sequence ATGTTAAAATTTCCAAAACAATCTCAAATAGAAATGGGTGACAAATGGATAGTGCTAGGATTATTATTCCTCTCACTGACCTTATGGCTAGTAGGTTTAGGGAACCTACCATTAAGAGACTGGGATGAGGGAACATACGGTATAGTTGCCAGGGAAATTTACCGTACTGGTAACTGGTTTTATCCCACCTTACAGGGGTCTCCTTTTTTGCTCAAACCCCCTTTAATGCAATGGTTAATAGCCATCTGTTATCACCTGGGGGGAGTGGGAGAATTTACAACCAGATTTCCCGGATCATTTTTAACTGCTTTAGGAGTTCCCCTAATCTACTTGATTGGGAGATTAGTGTTTTTAAAAACCCCGCCAGCTTTATTTTCCAGCTTAGTTTATTTAACATTATTACCAGTGGTACGTCATGGTAGACTGGCAATGTTAGACGGAATGGCGATTTCCTTTTTTCTAATGCTTTTATTCTGTGTTTTAAAAGCAAGAGATGATAAAAGATATGCCATTGGCATAGGATTTTGTCTAGGGTTAGTTACTCTGACAAAGGGTATGTTGGTAATGGTATTTATGGTAATTAGTGGAACATTTGTCATTGCTAACAAACAACTATATCTTTTGAGAAACCCATACTTTTGGATAGGGATATTTTTAGGGAATTTTCCTGCTTTAGGTTGGTATATAGCCCAATGGCAACATTATGGTGATACCTTTCTCAAGGTGCATTTTGAAGATCAGGCTTTTGATAGACTAGGAACAGCAGTGGAGGGTAATACTGGCCCTCTTTGGTATTATTTACTGGAGATAATTAAATATGGTTTTCCCTGGCTGTTATTTTTCCCCGGAGGATTATATTTAAGTTGGAAAAACCGTCAAACCCCCTGGGGATCTTTAGTATTTATTGGTACGGTCATTTATTTCACTGTAGTTTCCTTAATGAATACCAAATTACCTTGGTATATCATGCCCATATATCCATTTTTAGCTTTGGCAGTTGGTGTTAATTTAGGTTATATCTGGGAGGAAGATAATATTAGTAAGTTTTTAAAAACCCCATTAACAATTAAATTTTTAATAGGATTTTTTATATTTTTATCAGTTGCTGGTGTGGGGGGTTGTATTTATTTTAGTTTATTTGACCGCCAGGTTCCACTGATTATTATGAGTGTGGTGTTGACAATCAGTATGATTATCACATCATGGTTTATTTCTCAGCATAGTCGTCAATTTATCCTGGTTTTATTTGGGGGAATGTATTTGGTTTTAACACTGCTGATGATTTCCCAATCTTGGGTGTGGGAATTGAATGAAAAATTCCCCGTCCAACCGGTAGCAGCTTTAATTCGCCAACATATTCCAGCAGGGCAAAAAATATATACTTCTTTTCCTGATACTCGTCCCAGTTTGGATTTCTATAGTGATTGTCAGATTATACCCGCCTCTCTTGGGGATTTAGTAGATAAGTTTTCTCCTCACTCTTATTTGTTAGTGAATGAAGAGGATTTAGATAAAATCAACTTAAAAAATAGTCAAGTCCTAGGAGACTCCCAAGGATTTAGATTAGTTGCACCAACGAGTCCAAGTGCACCTACCAATAAACTATGA
- a CDS encoding glycosyltransferase family 39 protein: MRRVHLNANKDYIILFSIWFIGLIIDRTWFLLDESIPAYDQSAHLTAALHHYRVFQDVNIFSGDWWLSLWELTPSYRAPFIYICTVPFFLLFGRGYDQASLVNLLYTAIIIFSVYYLGNYLFPHGKVGITASIFCLLFPILGIMRTDYLLDYGLTAVVIFTFTILTLWKDRHTGFVSWILTVILGIGIGLIMLSKPTGFIFLFVPGVWTLTSFLWNEKAPKLKIAEKITKLIQAGLSLLVAWLICGFWYRLNWLTIITSALNANNVGKNEGDPTVNTIAGWMYYPQTIPESVGYPILFISIGIFLVFIIQQIAKQTDEHDLNHINHVGKNPINNLSNLSKLTFNQASVNWLLIFIISSYIISSLGTNKDIRFILPCFPVISIILAYFFNLVQNIWFDRLRLLTIGLGGIVLINNLFPLPLIQSWGGRHLPSDQSKKYPLGDLITTINQTTPYLRTTLGVIPVSTAEVNEFTLDYFGTLADFQVYGRKLTMKLSQMDQDLQYLSWYVTKDNEPDEPGERGETKRQLKFLVESSPDLKLQNDWLLPQGNKLRLYHRVNPHIVVEKLGYDQADQNPVNLETVIFNDEFAINQNNPITYKITGSWDKLQNGVLLLKWQNGKSAWYHDHGIALGNLYCGIKCHPGGTFRVTENLSTFVPQTLPTGKYQLSGLYVDRKSGKITPLNNINYTVNIQKDIRSPKKINRIPPLDLVSRMSQLAMEFQQGKLENLFIQIDNFNQYDPTQDYLKQIKIAANYYLQTEPNNLNWRYTLALSQLLQRQVPELMQNLTQITQYDSQNPYAWIYLGFVHLYNFQPRQAEKNLVTAEKLQPDIPELKTLKTITNIMKFLPIVGNF; encoded by the coding sequence ATGAGACGGGTGCATCTGAATGCTAACAAGGACTATATCATCCTTTTCTCAATTTGGTTCATAGGATTGATTATAGACAGAACATGGTTTTTACTAGACGAGTCTATTCCTGCTTATGATCAAAGTGCCCACCTAACAGCAGCACTACATCATTATCGAGTCTTTCAGGATGTAAATATTTTCTCAGGTGATTGGTGGTTATCCTTGTGGGAGTTAACGCCCAGTTACCGAGCTCCATTTATATATATTTGTACAGTGCCATTTTTTTTACTGTTTGGTAGGGGATATGACCAAGCTAGTTTAGTAAATTTATTGTATACAGCTATAATTATATTTTCTGTATATTATTTGGGGAATTATTTATTTCCCCATGGGAAAGTTGGGATTACAGCTAGTATATTTTGCTTGTTATTTCCCATTTTGGGAATCATGCGGACAGATTATTTACTAGATTATGGTTTAACAGCAGTTGTGATCTTTACATTTACGATTTTAACATTGTGGAAAGATCGTCATACTGGATTCGTATCATGGATCTTAACAGTTATTTTGGGAATAGGAATAGGATTAATCATGTTATCAAAACCAACAGGATTTATCTTTCTTTTTGTTCCGGGTGTTTGGACATTAACTAGTTTTCTTTGGAATGAGAAAGCTCCTAAATTAAAAATCGCTGAAAAAATCACCAAATTGATTCAAGCAGGGTTGTCTTTGCTAGTTGCTTGGTTGATTTGTGGATTTTGGTACAGATTAAATTGGTTAACCATTATCACTTCCGCATTAAATGCTAACAATGTGGGTAAAAACGAAGGAGATCCCACTGTTAACACCATTGCTGGATGGATGTATTACCCCCAAACCATCCCTGAAAGTGTGGGATATCCCATATTATTTATTAGCATTGGTATTTTCTTGGTGTTTATTATTCAACAAATCGCCAAACAGACTGATGAACATGACCTTAACCATATTAACCATGTTGGTAAAAATCCTATAAATAACCTATCTAACTTATCTAAGTTAACCTTTAATCAAGCATCCGTAAATTGGTTACTTATTTTTATAATTAGTAGCTATATAATTTCTTCTCTGGGTACAAATAAAGATATTAGATTTATTCTTCCTTGCTTTCCAGTAATTAGTATAATTCTTGCTTATTTCTTTAATTTAGTTCAAAATATATGGTTTGATAGATTGAGATTATTAACTATAGGATTAGGGGGTATTGTTTTAATCAATAATTTGTTTCCGCTCCCCCTGATTCAGAGTTGGGGTGGAAGACATTTGCCCAGCGACCAGAGTAAAAAGTATCCCCTGGGCGATCTAATTACAACAATCAACCAAACCACACCATATTTAAGAACCACCTTAGGAGTAATACCAGTTTCAACAGCAGAAGTTAATGAATTTACCCTGGATTATTTTGGGACCTTAGCTGACTTTCAGGTATATGGAAGAAAACTAACGATGAAATTATCTCAAATGGATCAGGATTTACAGTATTTATCCTGGTATGTAACTAAGGACAACGAACCAGATGAACCAGGAGAAAGGGGAGAAACTAAACGCCAACTCAAATTTTTGGTAGAGTCTTCTCCCGACTTAAAACTGCAGAATGATTGGCTATTACCCCAGGGAAACAAACTACGACTGTACCATCGAGTAAATCCCCATATAGTAGTTGAGAAACTGGGCTATGATCAAGCTGATCAGAACCCAGTTAACCTAGAAACAGTCATTTTCAACGATGAGTTTGCTATCAATCAAAATAACCCCATAACCTATAAAATAACCGGTTCGTGGGATAAGTTACAAAATGGCGTGTTACTGCTAAAATGGCAAAATGGAAAATCAGCATGGTATCATGATCACGGAATTGCCCTGGGAAATTTATATTGTGGGATAAAATGTCATCCTGGGGGAACTTTCCGTGTTACGGAGAATCTATCCACCTTTGTTCCCCAAACATTACCAACCGGAAAATATCAACTTTCAGGACTTTATGTAGATAGAAAAAGTGGAAAAATTACACCCTTAAATAATATCAATTATACCGTGAACATTCAAAAGGATATCAGGTCTCCCAAAAAAATAAACAGAATCCCACCTTTGGATTTAGTTTCTCGCATGTCCCAATTAGCAATGGAATTTCAGCAGGGTAAGTTAGAGAACCTATTTATCCAGATAGACAACTTCAACCAGTATGATCCAACCCAAGATTACCTCAAGCAAATCAAAATTGCTGCCAATTATTATTTACAAACTGAACCAAATAATCTAAATTGGCGGTATACCCTGGCCCTATCACAACTTCTCCAGCGTCAAGTACCAGAGTTAATGCAGAACTTAACTCAGATAACTCAATACGATTCCCAAAATCCCTATGCTTGGATTTACTTGGGATTTGTGCATCTCTATAACTTTCAACCAAGACAAGCGGAAAAAAATCTAGTCACAGCGGAAAAACTTCAACCAGATATACCAGAGTTAAAAACTTTAAAAACAATTACAAATATCATGAAGTTTCTACCAATTGTCGGAAATTTCTAG
- a CDS encoding glycosyltransferase family 2 protein, producing the protein MNHPIYSLVIPIYNEEENIEEMYRRLSNVMAQLQGEVELILIDDGSRDQSLTMIRKLHHHDSRVRYLSLARNFGHQIAVTAGLNFVRGQAIIVMDADLQDPPELILSMIDKWHEGYQVVYAQRISRHQETWFKRLTAYLFYRLLQRLAKVKIPVDTGDFCLMDKQVVDILNGMPERNRYIRGLRAWVGFNQTCVLFERSPRYAGKVKYTFSKSFSLAIDGIISFSTVPLRIATYLGIISAIVALIMIFLVLYWRIFAPVSQLIGYSLITIAIFFLGSVQLICIGILGEYIGRIYEEVKSRPLYTLKETGGFDPLNI; encoded by the coding sequence GTGAATCATCCCATCTACTCCTTGGTTATCCCCATTTACAATGAAGAGGAAAATATTGAAGAAATGTACCGCCGTCTGAGCAATGTAATGGCCCAGTTGCAAGGCGAAGTTGAACTGATTTTAATAGATGATGGTAGTCGAGATCAGTCTTTGACCATGATTCGAAAACTACATCATCATGATAGTCGAGTTCGCTACTTGAGTCTAGCTAGAAATTTTGGTCATCAGATCGCGGTTACCGCAGGATTGAACTTTGTTCGGGGTCAAGCCATTATTGTTATGGATGCTGACCTGCAAGACCCACCTGAATTAATCCTTTCTATGATTGATAAATGGCATGAAGGATATCAGGTGGTTTATGCTCAACGCATATCCCGTCATCAAGAAACCTGGTTCAAACGTCTCACAGCATATCTATTTTATCGTCTTCTACAACGCCTAGCTAAAGTAAAAATTCCTGTAGATACAGGAGACTTTTGCTTAATGGATAAACAAGTCGTAGATATTCTTAATGGGATGCCAGAACGTAACCGCTATATTCGTGGTTTACGTGCTTGGGTAGGATTTAATCAAACATGTGTACTATTTGAGAGAAGTCCCCGCTATGCGGGAAAAGTTAAATATACCTTTAGCAAGTCCTTCTCCCTAGCAATTGATGGTATTATCTCATTTTCTACAGTTCCATTAAGAATCGCAACTTATCTGGGCATTATTTCAGCCATTGTTGCCTTAATTATGATATTCCTGGTTCTATATTGGCGAATCTTTGCTCCAGTTTCCCAACTAATCGGTTACAGTCTTATTACAATTGCTATATTTTTCCTGGGATCGGTACAGCTAATTTGTATCGGGATTCTGGGGGAATATATTGGTAGGATTTATGAGGAAGTTAAATCTCGTCCTTTGTATACCTTAAAAGAAACTGGTGGTTTTGACCCCCTAAATATCTAA
- a CDS encoding DMT family transporter has product MSPQEFTLLLFSVLISVTGQLLLKTGALKLGKVHAGNFITHILNMITVPELLLGLACYGVGAIAYILLLTRVNLSIAGPAVSVGYIFSVLIGLMVFKESMPLIRILGLGFIVTGVILLVRPN; this is encoded by the coding sequence GTGTCACCTCAAGAATTTACTTTACTCCTGTTCTCTGTTCTCATTAGTGTTACCGGACAACTCCTCCTGAAAACAGGAGCCCTAAAACTGGGTAAGGTTCATGCGGGGAACTTTATTACTCATATTCTCAACATGATTACTGTCCCTGAACTATTGTTGGGACTTGCATGTTATGGTGTGGGAGCAATAGCATATATTTTACTGCTTACCCGCGTTAATCTCAGTATCGCTGGTCCTGCTGTCTCCGTGGGTTATATTTTTTCAGTACTGATAGGTCTTATGGTCTTTAAAGAATCTATGCCTCTTATCCGTATTTTAGGATTGGGTTTTATTGTCACGGGGGTCATATTATTGGTTAGACCTAATTGA
- a CDS encoding polysaccharide deacetylase family protein — MENKRIFFCPQGVFVILLCLIGALGTGLMLFLKTTASPPQDDNNNPPIISSKFTNGKSLDKFKTTMLTTWHKEAQSKGMIPDVPSQFQGKVIKSATLPPNKKVIALTFDDGPWPKSTAQVLDILNKNDIKGTFFVVGKNVQRYPDLTRRIVNEGHSIANHTWHHWYHAMNPQVAAYEVASTTDIIFKTTGVKTGLFRPPGGAMTNGVASYAKNNQYAVIMWSSDSIDYSRPNPNKIISNIFKTAKPGGVVLMHDGGGDRSHTVKALPQIINSFRKQGYSFVTVPQLLEMQEKPKQVVAKKK; from the coding sequence GTGGAAAATAAAAGGATATTTTTTTGTCCACAGGGAGTATTCGTTATATTACTGTGCTTAATTGGTGCTTTGGGAACTGGGTTAATGTTGTTTTTAAAAACCACTGCTTCTCCACCTCAAGATGATAATAATAATCCTCCCATAATTTCTTCTAAGTTTACCAATGGAAAATCTCTGGATAAGTTTAAGACTACCATGCTCACTACTTGGCACAAAGAAGCACAATCTAAGGGGATGATTCCCGACGTACCTTCCCAGTTCCAAGGAAAAGTTATTAAGTCAGCTACCCTACCTCCTAATAAAAAGGTTATAGCGCTTACCTTTGATGATGGTCCCTGGCCCAAAAGTACGGCCCAGGTCCTAGATATTCTCAACAAAAATGATATCAAGGGCACTTTCTTCGTAGTTGGAAAAAATGTCCAGCGTTATCCCGATTTAACTAGACGTATAGTTAATGAGGGTCATTCTATAGCTAACCACACTTGGCATCATTGGTATCACGCCATGAATCCTCAAGTCGCTGCATACGAGGTTGCAAGCACTACAGATATTATATTCAAAACTACAGGAGTGAAAACAGGACTGTTTCGTCCCCCCGGTGGTGCTATGACTAATGGGGTCGCTTCCTATGCTAAAAATAATCAATATGCTGTTATTATGTGGTCTTCCGATTCCATAGACTACTCTCGTCCCAATCCCAATAAAATTATTAGTAATATTTTTAAAACAGCAAAACCTGGAGGAGTTGTGCTAATGCATGATGGAGGAGGAGATCGCTCTCATACTGTTAAAGCCTTACCACAGATCATTAATAGTTTTCGCAAGCAGGGCTACAGTTTTGTCACTGTTCCACAATTGTTAGAAATGCAGGAGAAACCAAAACAGGTAGTTGCTAAGAAGAAATGA